The DNA sequence TTCAAATCCTCTTCTGTATTTAAAGGTGGCAGGAAGAAATATTCAGGCTGACTTACTTCAACCGTTGGCTCAACACCAATTTTATTAATAAAGTTACCATCCGAAGTTAACCACTTAAACAGCGATAGTTTAATTTGGCTTCCATCCCCTAGCGTTATTGCCTGTTGCACAGTTCCTTTACCAAAAGTAGTCTGACCAACAAGTTCATAGTCACCAGCTTCTTTCAAAGCAGCGGCTAAGATTTCTGAAGCTGATGCGCTTCCTTGGTCAATCAGGCCGACAATCGGGTACTCTTTAGGGTCGTCTAACGATGAAAGATAACGAACTTTTTCACCATCTCGACCTTCAATTTGAACAATTGGTTTTTTATGTGGAATGATTAGCTTCCCAATTTCATCAACCACATTCAGGTATCCGCCTGGGTTTCCGCGGACATCAATCACAAGTCCATCGATTCCTTGGCTTTCAAGTGATTGTAGACCCTCTTTAAACTCTACTGCTGTTTCTTCAGCAAATCTTGTAATTTCAAGAACACCAATGTTATTTCCTTTATGTTCTACAACTTTTGTACGAACACTTTCAAATGGAATTGTATCTCGCTCTACTTCGAAGTTTAGTAAATCACTTGTTCCGGGACGATTGATTGTCAGTTCTACAATTGTACCCTTTTCTCCGCGAATACGATTAACAGCTTCATATAATGACAAGCCTTCAGTCGTTTCGCCATCAATTTTTACAATTCTATCATTAGGCAATAGGCCAGAGCGTTCCGCAGGTGTATCCCGTATCGGAGCAATAATGGTTACCTGTCCATTGGTCATACTGACCTCGGCACCTATTCCTTCAAAGTGAGAATCAAGTGCTTCTTCAAAGCTTTTCGCTGATTCTTGGTCCATATAAACGGAATATGGATCTTCAAGACTGTTCAGCATCCCTTCAATTGCACCTTCAAGCAGGTCTCTTTCATCCACACCTTCCACATATTGCTCACTTATCAGTTGGAAGGCTTTCATGAATTTATCGACAGCTACTTCATCATCAATTGTTGTTTCTGGCTCGGTCGAAGCTTCCTCCGCCCCGTGCCCCACACCTTTTTCATTGAGATAATCCATCCCAACATACATCCCGCTAGCTCCTACAAGAAATGAAAGAACTACCGTGAAAAATATCATTTTCGCCTTACTATTCATGAATCCACCCTCTTCTTTGCAGAAAGAGACACATCAATGATGCAATGCCTCCTACAATGTGTAATGTAGTATATGAGGAGCCTGTACATAATATGATACAAAAAGCACATTAGACTAATCTTCTGCACTATAAATATAATCTACTATATATTCACATATGAATTCAAGCGGAAAGATTAACTATCACCACAATACCGCCAAAACATAAGGGTGGGATAAAAAGTATTAAGAACCTTTTTTCCCACCCTTATGTTTTTATTGAATGTAATTCATTGGATTTCTTGCGTTGGCTTGTCCATTCCAAGGTCCCTCATGAACTTCAAAATGAAGATGTGGTCCAGTCGAACGTCCTGTATTCCCCATATTTCCAAGGAACTGACCTCTTTCTACACTTTGACCACGGCTAACGGCACGGTTTTCCAAATGTGCATATAAAGTCGTTACTGTGCGTCCGTCAATCATATGAGAAATAATAACGGTGTTTCCGTAACTCGACGAGTAGAAAGAATCAACAACAGTACCTGCTCCAGCTGCAACAACTGGCACATCACCAGTACGTCCATTTTTCCCAATATCAATTCCTGCGTGTAGTCTTCCCCAACGTTGACCAAATCCTGAAGTAATTGACCCTGTTGCTGGTCGCATAAATACAGCTGACCCATTATCAGATGGTGCTGCATGACGGCTTGGAGTTGAAGAATTCCCTCCACTTTGTTTACTTAACTGTTCTTGTTTTTTACGCTCTTCCTCTTCTTTACGAAGACGCTCTTCATATGCAGCCTTTTCTTTCTTTATGGCTACTTCTTGGGCAGCAAGAATTTCAG is a window from the Bacillus alkalicellulosilyticus genome containing:
- a CDS encoding S41 family peptidase yields the protein MNSKAKMIFFTVVLSFLVGASGMYVGMDYLNEKGVGHGAEEASTEPETTIDDEVAVDKFMKAFQLISEQYVEGVDERDLLEGAIEGMLNSLEDPYSVYMDQESAKSFEEALDSHFEGIGAEVSMTNGQVTIIAPIRDTPAERSGLLPNDRIVKIDGETTEGLSLYEAVNRIRGEKGTIVELTINRPGTSDLLNFEVERDTIPFESVRTKVVEHKGNNIGVLEITRFAEETAVEFKEGLQSLESQGIDGLVIDVRGNPGGYLNVVDEIGKLIIPHKKPIVQIEGRDGEKVRYLSSLDDPKEYPIVGLIDQGSASASEILAAALKEAGDYELVGQTTFGKGTVQQAITLGDGSQIKLSLFKWLTSDGNFINKIGVEPTVEVSQPEYFFLPPLNTEEDLKFDMIGEQVRNAQLMLKGLGFEPGRTDGYFGEQTVQAVKAFQEVNSIEATGEIDSETATFIHGAMNEVIRNIDNDRQMQTAFEIILKSN